One genomic segment of Priestia megaterium includes these proteins:
- a CDS encoding agmatinase family protein, protein MTYPYPQLNRPSFHWERQRSTEPKVSDWIETFEVQDEIDFQAVDVTVLGVPLSRSSISASGASETPLAMRQLWKSFNPYHIEYDTDLTPLSVLDLGDVKQHVTDISLSHQYIKEAMISMRKYHPHTLPIMLGGDHSITAMLVKGWKESHPEQRIGILQFDTHFDLRSLEDNGPSNGTPIRNLIESGTIEGKNVWNIGLHGFYNSKSLKEYADTKSVNYVTLLQARKTGISCIVERALDDLAKEVDVIYLTVDMDVLDVAYAPGVPAGTTGGMRTDELFEAIYIAGSHPLVQAMDIVCLDPLRDKSGITVKAGVHVFLNFLTGFANRK, encoded by the coding sequence GTGACGTACCCGTACCCACAACTTAATCGTCCCTCTTTTCATTGGGAAAGACAGCGTTCAACTGAACCTAAGGTAAGTGATTGGATCGAGACTTTTGAAGTGCAAGATGAAATAGATTTTCAAGCTGTAGATGTAACCGTTTTGGGAGTCCCTCTTTCGAGATCTTCTATTAGTGCATCAGGAGCAAGTGAAACTCCCTTGGCCATGAGACAACTATGGAAATCGTTTAATCCGTATCATATTGAATATGATACGGATTTGACCCCCTTATCGGTTTTAGATTTAGGCGATGTCAAACAGCATGTAACAGATATTTCACTTTCTCATCAGTATATTAAAGAAGCCATGATTTCAATGCGGAAATATCACCCTCATACACTGCCTATCATGTTAGGGGGAGATCATTCGATTACGGCTATGTTAGTAAAAGGCTGGAAAGAGTCGCATCCAGAACAACGTATAGGAATTCTTCAATTCGATACACATTTTGATTTACGCAGTTTAGAAGATAACGGACCATCAAATGGAACGCCCATTCGAAACCTGATTGAGAGTGGTACAATTGAAGGCAAAAACGTTTGGAATATTGGCCTGCATGGATTTTATAACTCGAAATCTCTCAAAGAGTATGCAGATACTAAAAGTGTTAATTACGTAACCTTACTTCAAGCTAGAAAAACAGGGATTTCTTGTATAGTTGAAAGAGCCTTAGATGATTTAGCCAAGGAAGTGGATGTCATCTATCTAACAGTAGATATGGATGTTCTTGATGTGGCTTATGCCCCTGGTGTACCAGCAGGAACAACAGGAGGAATGAGAACGGATGAATTATTTGAAGCCATATACATTGCGGGCTCACATCCATTAGTCCAAGCAATGGATATTGTATGTTTAGATCCCTTACGCGATAAATCAGGAATTACTGTTAAAGCAGGAGTTCATGTATTCTTGAATTTTTTAACAGGCTTTGCAAATAGAAAATAA
- the hutI gene encoding imidazolonepropionase translates to MSSITYIKRASQLITVRGGTKEPKRAQDMSDIGIIEHGSVVVENGLITFVGSDVEAERYVHTLNGHINTIEASGKIVTPGLIDAHTHIVFGGSREKELEMRLNGAKYIDILKAGGGILQTTTSTREATEEQLIQETSKRLNRFLQYGVTTVEAKSGYGLTLEDELKQLRAAKKLDERHPIDLVSTFMGAHAVPVEYKENPDEFVRLVIEEMIPRVAEENLAEFCDVFCEEGVFTIQQSEQILEAGKVYGLKPKIHADEIVQFGGAELAAKVGAVSADHLLQASDEGIKQMAKSGVIAVLLPGTAFFLMEKPANARKMIEAGVPVALSTDRNPGSSPTESLPFIMNLACLTMKMTPAEVLTACTINAAHAIGRADEVGSIEVGKKGDLVLFDAPNYQTLQYNYAVNLVDTVIKKGQVIVEGGVLRDVPVPTT, encoded by the coding sequence ATGTCATCTATTACGTATATTAAACGCGCCTCACAACTGATTACAGTTAGAGGCGGAACTAAAGAACCAAAACGCGCTCAAGATATGTCCGATATCGGTATTATCGAGCATGGCAGTGTTGTAGTAGAAAATGGGTTGATTACGTTTGTTGGATCGGATGTTGAAGCAGAACGTTATGTTCATACGTTGAATGGACATATAAATACGATTGAGGCTTCAGGAAAGATTGTTACTCCAGGTCTAATCGATGCTCATACTCACATTGTGTTTGGGGGAAGTCGTGAAAAAGAGCTAGAGATGCGATTAAACGGAGCTAAATATATTGATATCCTAAAGGCAGGCGGAGGAATTCTCCAAACAACAACAAGTACAAGAGAAGCTACAGAAGAACAATTGATTCAAGAAACCTCCAAACGCCTAAATCGTTTTCTACAATATGGAGTTACGACGGTTGAAGCGAAAAGTGGATATGGTTTGACACTAGAAGATGAATTGAAACAGCTACGAGCAGCCAAAAAGCTCGACGAAAGGCATCCTATAGATTTAGTTTCTACCTTCATGGGAGCTCATGCTGTTCCAGTTGAATATAAAGAAAATCCAGACGAATTTGTTCGTTTAGTGATAGAGGAAATGATTCCAAGAGTTGCAGAAGAAAATTTGGCTGAGTTTTGCGATGTTTTTTGTGAAGAAGGAGTTTTTACAATTCAACAGTCGGAGCAAATTCTTGAGGCAGGAAAAGTCTACGGATTAAAGCCAAAAATACATGCAGATGAAATTGTTCAATTTGGCGGTGCAGAACTTGCAGCAAAAGTAGGGGCTGTTTCAGCCGACCATTTATTACAGGCATCCGATGAAGGTATTAAGCAAATGGCTAAAAGTGGTGTTATTGCAGTCTTGTTGCCAGGTACAGCGTTCTTTTTAATGGAGAAGCCTGCGAATGCAAGAAAGATGATTGAAGCTGGAGTTCCGGTTGCCCTTTCAACTGATCGTAATCCAGGGTCATCACCTACTGAATCATTACCTTTTATTATGAATCTAGCATGTCTTACGATGAAGATGACGCCAGCCGAAGTCCTAACAGCATGTACAATCAATGCAGCTCATGCCATTGGAAGAGCTGATGAAGTTGGGAGTATCGAAGTAGGAAAGAAAGGGGACCTTGTTTTATTTGATGCACCGAATTATCAAACGTTGCAATATAACTATGCAGTGAACCTTGTAGATACTGTCATTAAAAAAGGACAAGTGATTGTGGAAGGTGGGGTTTTACGTGACGTACCCGTACCCACAACTTAA
- the hutU gene encoding urocanate hydratase, whose protein sequence is MNTQSVNLRKYCAPKGIELNTKGWVQEAVLRMLMNNLDPQVAEHPEKLVVYGGIGKAARNWDAFDRIVSTLKDLEEDETLLVQSGKPVAVFKTHKDAPRVLLANSNIVPAFANWEKFHELDKKGLMMYGQMTAGSWIYIGSQGIVQGTYETFAECAKQHFNGSLEGTITVTAGLGGMGGAQPLAVTMAGGVVIGIDVDRTRIEKRIETRYCDIVVESLDEAIKIAKEAKKEKKALSIGLVGNAAEVLPQMIKRGFIPDIVTDQTSAHDPLNGYLPIGLTLSEGETLRNQNPEEYVRKSKASMAVHVQAMLDMQKEGAIAFDYGNNIRQVALDEGVKDAFNFPGFVPAYIRPQFCEGKGPFRWVALSGDPEDIYKTDEVILREFSYNTHLCNWIKMAREKIEFQGLPARICWLGYGERARFGKIINEMVASGELSAPIVIGRDHLDAGSVASPNRETEAMRDGSDAVADWPILNALVNTAAGASWVSVHHGGGVGMGYSLHAGMVVVADGTEDAAKRLERVLTTDPGMGVVRHLDAGYELAIQTAKEKGMNIPTLD, encoded by the coding sequence ATGAATACTCAATCAGTTAACTTGCGCAAATACTGCGCTCCTAAAGGAATTGAATTAAATACAAAAGGGTGGGTCCAAGAGGCTGTTCTTCGTATGTTAATGAATAACCTAGACCCACAAGTGGCAGAACATCCAGAGAAATTAGTTGTATACGGGGGAATAGGGAAAGCAGCTCGAAATTGGGATGCCTTTGATCGTATTGTATCCACTTTAAAAGATTTAGAAGAAGATGAAACATTATTAGTACAGTCAGGCAAGCCTGTAGCTGTTTTTAAAACTCATAAAGATGCACCACGTGTGCTCTTAGCTAACTCCAATATTGTTCCGGCCTTTGCGAATTGGGAAAAGTTCCATGAACTCGATAAAAAAGGATTGATGATGTACGGGCAAATGACAGCCGGTAGCTGGATTTATATTGGAAGCCAAGGCATTGTACAAGGTACGTATGAAACATTTGCTGAATGTGCGAAACAACATTTTAATGGTAGTCTCGAAGGTACCATTACCGTAACAGCTGGATTAGGAGGCATGGGAGGCGCCCAGCCATTAGCCGTTACAATGGCAGGTGGCGTGGTCATTGGAATTGATGTTGACCGAACACGCATCGAAAAACGAATTGAAACACGCTATTGTGACATTGTGGTAGAAAGTTTGGACGAGGCAATTAAAATAGCTAAAGAAGCAAAAAAAGAAAAGAAAGCGCTTTCTATCGGGTTGGTTGGAAATGCAGCTGAAGTGCTTCCTCAAATGATTAAACGCGGCTTTATTCCAGACATTGTAACAGATCAAACCTCGGCACATGATCCATTAAATGGTTATCTACCAATTGGATTAACTCTATCGGAAGGAGAAACATTACGTAATCAGAATCCAGAGGAATATGTAAGAAAATCTAAAGCTAGTATGGCTGTTCATGTTCAGGCTATGTTAGATATGCAGAAAGAAGGAGCCATTGCTTTCGACTACGGAAATAATATTCGTCAAGTAGCGTTAGATGAAGGTGTAAAAGACGCGTTCAACTTCCCAGGTTTTGTACCTGCTTATATCCGTCCTCAATTCTGTGAAGGAAAAGGACCGTTCCGTTGGGTAGCTTTATCAGGTGATCCAGAAGATATTTATAAAACAGATGAAGTTATTTTACGTGAATTCTCATATAATACCCATCTTTGTAACTGGATTAAAATGGCGAGAGAAAAAATTGAATTTCAAGGATTACCGGCACGTATCTGTTGGTTAGGATATGGAGAACGTGCACGATTTGGAAAAATTATTAATGAAATGGTTGCATCTGGAGAACTTTCAGCACCTATTGTTATTGGTAGAGATCATTTAGACGCGGGATCTGTTGCTTCGCCAAACCGCGAAACAGAAGCGATGAGAGATGGCAGTGATGCTGTAGCAGATTGGCCTATTTTAAATGCACTAGTTAATACAGCTGCAGGGGCAAGTTGGGTATCCGTCCATCATGGTGGTGGCGTAGGTATGGGATATTCTCTTCATGCAGGTATGGTTGTAGTAGCAGATGGCACAGAAGATGCAGCTAAACGTCTTGAACGCGTATTAACAACAGACCCTGGTATGGGGGTAGTTCGTCATTTAGATGCAGGCTATGAATTAGCCATTCAAACTGCCAAAGAAAAAGGCATGAACATTCCAACATTAGACTAA